The genomic interval TCGGGACGAACCGCCCGGCTTCGATCTCCCGCATCAGCGGCGTGTCGGGAAAGAGCGTCAGCGACACGATTCCGACGATATAGGGGTGGAGCCGGTTGAAGAGTGTCGCCGTCGCATGGGCCGCCCGTGTGCCGTTGCCGGCCCCGGCCAGTCCGGTCATGTAGGTAAGGTAGTATTCGATGCCCGCCTCGTCGAGTCTGCGGCACGCTTCGAGCGCTTCGGCCGCGGTCGTTCCCTTGTTCATGAAGGCCAGCGAGGCGTCGTCGCCGCTCTCCGTGCCGATGCTGATGCCCGTGATGCCGCGCGCCCGCAGTTCGCGCAGCTCCGCGGTGCTCTTTTGCAGAATGTCGCTTACGCGGGCGAACATGCCGATCGTCCGTACCTTCGGCAGAAAGTCGCGGATGCGGTCGGCGAGCCGGATGAGTCTTCCGGCGCTCAGCACGAAGGGGTTGGCGCCGACGAGGAAGACCCGCCGGGCCCGCGGCTGATAGCGGGCGACGATCCGCAGATCGGCCTCGACCTCCTCCGCCGGGGAGATCCGGAAGCGGAGGTCGCCGTAGAGCGAACAGAATTTGCAGGCGTGGTGCGTGCAGCCGACCGTGACTTGCAGCAGTACCGAGCGGGCCTCGAAGGGCGGCCGCCAGATTGTCCCCGTGAAGTGGAGGGATTCGGATTCTTTCATCGTTTTTCCTATTTTTGCAGGCCGCAAGATAGTCCGGATTCCGCTTCCGCACAAGAGCTTATCCGGCCGTTAGCGGCTTACGCGCGTGTTAGTTTTTGTGGAAACGAACCGGTTGAGACGATGAAAAAAAACGAAAAAAATCCGCCCCGTCCTACGCTTTCGCCGGCCTGTGCCCTGATCGGACGCTTCGGCAGCCGTTGGGCGCTGCTCGTGCTGCTGACGCTTCACGAAGGCGGCGTGCTGCGCTTCGGAGAGCTGGTCCGGGCGGTTCCCGGCGGCATCTCCGAACGGATGCTCTCCGCCGCTCTTCGCGATCTGGAACGGGCCGGACTGGTCGCACGGAGGGTCTATCCCGAAGTCCCGCCGCGGGTGGAGTATGCGACGACCCCGAAAACGGAGTCGCTGATGCCGATTCTGCGGCAGTTGCTCGACTGGGCGCGCGAGAATGCGTAGCGGTCCGCACCGCACTCCGGAGATGAGAAAGCCCCTGCCGGAAATTTATCCGGCAGGGGCGGAAAATCCGTAAGGGCGGCGGAGACTCTGCTGCGCGGCCCGTCCGGCGGCGTTCCGTGCGGTGCGGCACGGCGCACCGTCCCGGTCGTTCCGGCGGCCGTTTACCGCTGCGTTGCGGCTTCGCTCCGGATTTCGACCGTCGCTTTCTTCAGGCCGGGCGACGTCGCCTTCACCGTTATCGTTCCGGGCCGTTCGGTCGGAGCGATCACGGCGGTCATCATCCCCGAGAAGAGCTTCATGCGGGGCCGCTGGAACGGTTCGAGCGAGGCGGGGTTGCCGTTGGCTCCCGCGCGGTAGTACCCCGCTCCGGTGACCTCGAACCGGATTTCGTTGTCGGCCAGCGGGCAGGGCGTGCCCTGACGGTCTTCGACGCGGACCGTCACGAACGCATAGTCCTTGCCGTCGGCCGCGATGACCGTCCGGTCGGCTTCGAGCACGATGCGGTACGGCTCGCCCGCCGTGCGAATCTCCCGCTCCGCCACGGCGTTGCCCTCTTCGTCGTAGGCCACGGCCTTCACCGTGCCGGGTTCGTAGCGCGTATCCATCCACATGAGCCGGTAGCGCCGCTGCCGTTTGAGGTCCGCCGCCGAAACCGAATCGGCGCTGTTGTCTATCGTCACGCCGGTGTCTTTCCGTCTCCGGCCCTGGCTCCTGCCGTTGATGAACAGTTCGGCTTCGGGGTAGTTCGTGTAGATGAATACGGGGGTGACTTCGCCTTCGCGTCCCTTCCAGTTCCAGTGGGGCAGTATGTGGAGCGTTTCGGCTTCGGGGTTCCACTTGCTGCGGTAGAGCCAGTAGCGGTCCTTGGGTATGCCCGCCAGGTCGATGATGCCGAAGAGCGACGAGTGGCTCGGCCAGTCGGAGTAGTAGGGGGTGGGTTCGCCCAGGTAGTCGAATCCGGTCCAGACGAATTCGCCCATGCAGTAGGGGCGGTCGTCGTGCTGGATGAAGTCGTCCTCGGGCAGATTCGACCATCCGCAGTGCTCCACGTCGTACGACGACGCCTGGTGGTCGTCGTAGCGGGGCATCGAACGGCGCACGACCGGGAATTTGTAGATGCCGCGCGAGCTGATCGTCGAGGCGGTTTCGCTGCCGAGGATCATCTCCTGCGGGAGTCTTAGGTAGTTCCGTGCGTACAGATGCGGCCGGTAATTGAATCCCGGAATGTCCATCACCGCGGCCATGTTGTTCGCCGTCACGGCGTCGGGGGCGTCCATGCCCTGCGTCACGGGGCGCGTGGGGTCTTCGCGGTGGCAGATATTCTGGAGCCGGAGGGAGAGTTTCGGGCCCCGGTCTCCGTTCCATTGATCGGGCACTTCGTTGCCTATGCACCACATCACGACGCTCGGGTTGTTGCGGAACCGGCGGACGAGGTTCACCAGATCGCGCTCGGCCCATTGGCCGAACTCCTTGTGGTAGCCGTTTTCGACCTTCTTCGTCTCCCACTCGTCGAACGATTCGGCCATGACCATCATGCCCGTTTCGTCGCATATTTCGATCAGCTCCGGTGCCGGCATGTTGTGCGAGGTGCGTATGGCGTTGCAGCCCATCTCCTTCAGCAGCCGGATCCGGTGCCGGATCGCCGACTCGTTCACGATGCCGCCCAGCGGTCCGAGGTCGTGGTGGAGACAGACGCCCCGGAATTTCAGCGGCTTGCCGTTCAGCCGGAATCCTTCGCCCTGCACGGCTTCGACCGTGCGGATGCCGAACACGGTGACGTAGCGGTCCTTCAGCTCGCCGCCTTCGTAGATCTCCGAAGTCGAGGTGTAGAGCGCCGGAGTGTCGGGCGACCAGAGCGCGGGGCGGTCGATCGTGAACTCCTGCTCGAAGCAGTGGTCGCCGAAGTCGGCTCCGGCGGACTGCCTGTGTCGTGCCACGATGCGTCCGGCGGGGTCCGTCACCGCCGTTTCGATCGCATAGTCGGCGGGCGACTTTCCCTGCGGAACGGCGAGGGCGGTGCACTGCCGGACGCGGGCGGACGCTTCGTCGGCCCGCCGCGTGATGATCTGCGTTCCCCACACCGGGACGTGCGCCTCGTCCGTTACGATGAGGTGCACGTTGCGGTAGATTCCGGCGCCGGGATACCAGCGCGACGATTCGGGGAGGTTTTCGAGCCGGACGGCCAGCAGATTCTCCCCGCCGGGGTTCAGCAGGGGCGTGATGTCCGTGTGGAAGGAGTTGTAGCCGTTGGGCCAGCGGATCGCCTCCCGGCCGTTCACGTACACGCGCGCATGGCTCATCGCGCCGTCGAAGAGGAGCGTGCACCGGCGGCCTTCGTTCCGTTCCGGTACTTCGAAGCGGAGCCTGTACCAGCCCGTGCCGACGAAGGGCAGCCCTCCGGTCCGTCCGGCGTGTTCCACGGCCTGCGTCTGGCCGTCCTGCGCGATGGCCGTGTGCTGGAGATCGTTTCCTGCGCTGAACGGACCGTAGATGGCCCAGTCGTGCGGTACGGTCACCTCCTGCCACCGGGAGTCGTCGTACGACGGTTCGGCGAATGCCGGGGCGTCGTCGCGTGTGAAACGCCATCCTTTTTCGAGCAACCGTTCGGTGCGTACCTGCGCCTGCAACCCTATCGGGAGCAGCAGGAGCATCCATACGAATCTTTTCATCGTTTCGTGCGATATGTGGGTGAGTCTTTTCCGCCCGTTCCGCCGGATTCGGGGGCTCCGTTCCGTGCCGTAGGGGCGTCCGGGCTTTTCCGGCCGCTCCAATATAGGCGTTTTCCGCGGAAAAAACAAATCCGGAATTTCGCGGAAGAGTTGCCGGTTCCGTGAATTTTCCGTATATTCGGCAGACAGTTCCGCTCCGGCAGGGCGGAACGGGACAATGATTCGGACCGATATGAAACGCATTACGAATCCCTGGCGGGGAATGGAAGGGTATCGCTGCTACGGCTGCGATCCGCACAGCGAACAGGGACTCCGCATGGAGTTCTACGAGGACGGCGAGGAGATCGTGAGCGTCTGGCATCCCCGTCCGGAGTTTCAGGGATGGGTGGATACGCTTCACGGAGGCGTCCAGGCGACGCTGGCCGACGAGATCAGCAGTTGGGTCGTCTTCCGCAAGTTCCGGACCAGCGGCGTCACCTCGCGGATGGAGGTGCGTTACCACAAGCCGATCCGGACCTCCGACGAGCGTGTCGTGCTGCGTGCCGCCGTGCGGCAGCAGCGGCGCAACCTGGTCGAAATCGGCGTGCGGATCTTCGACGGCGCCGGGACGCTCTGCACCGAGGCGACCTGTCTCTACTTCCTTTTTCCGAAGGAACGGGCGCGCACGGAGTTCCATTTCTGCGATTGCGGCGTCGCAGACGAGGAGACGGACCCGCTGCAATAGCCTCCGTGTCCGTCGTCCCGGCTCTTCCGCCTTCCCGTTCCGCTTGACCGCTTTTTTGTTCGGCGATCTTATGATTGGACGTATTGTTGCGTGTTTGTCGTTATGCGCTCTTGCCGCCTGCGTTTCCGGACGGGAGGAGCGGATCGTCTGCGACCGTGTGCTGACTTTCGGGGAGGAGCCTTCGCCGTCGATTCCGGATCGGATCCGTCGGGTGGATTTCCTGCCGCTGGAGTTTTCCGAAGCCGCGGCGTTCCGGCGCGCCGATAAATTGCTGTTCCGGAACGGGCTGATCTATGTCGGCGACTTCGGAAGCCGCAAGATCGTGGCCTACGACATGGCGGGCCGCGTGTCGTTCGTCATTCACCGGCACGGCCGGGGTCCCGGAGAGTATCTGGAGATGAAGAGTTTCACGGCCGACGACCGGAATGTCTATGTCGTCGATAACGCCTCCCGCCGGGTGCTGCTCTACGACTGCCGTACCGGAGTGTTCCGGGAGTCGAAGCCGCTGCCGGTCGTCGCCTGGGACATCGAGGCGTTGCATAACGGGGATTTCATTCTGGCGTTCAGCCCTCTGACCGGGGGCACGCTGTCCGAATCCCAGCCGAATTACAGGCTTTTCGTCACCGATTCGGATTTTGCCGTCAAACGCCGCCTGTTCGCGTTCGATCCCGGTTACAGCGAACCGCTCGGCCGGCCGACCTATTTTTCGGTATCCGGCGACAGCCTCGTTTTCAGCTCGTTCTGGTTCGACGGATTCACGGTGTTCGACCGCCGCGATGCCGTCGGGTTCCGCCATGTGGCCATCGACTTCGCTCGCGGGATTCCCGGGAAGTACCGCCAGGATCGGGATGTCGTGCTCGACGGGCCGTATCGGTATCCGGTTGCCGTTCCCGTACTTTGCGGCGATTACGTGGCGGTCGATGTCCGCTGCGGCGAATACCTGGACACCTATCTGTTCGATCCTGCGGCCGACGCCTTTATCGGCAATTCGGAGACGGGTGCGTATCTCTTTCCGCCCGTCGCCGTGTTCGAGGGGCGTTTCGTGGCTCTTCTGCCGGGCAGCTCGTATGCGAATCTCGTTGAGGAGGGGTTTCCGCGCGCTCCGGATGCCGTCGAACGGAATCTGAACGAGGACGGCAACCTGCTGCTGTTTTACGGTATGTGACGGCCGGGCCCGGCGTTCCGCATAACCTTCGCTTTATATGCGTTTTCGCCCTCCCCCGCGGACGGTGCTTCTTTCCGTTTCCGGTCGTCCGCTGGCGTTCGGAGCCGGGCCGCTTCCGTGCCGGGTGCAGGTCCGGAATGAAAAAGGGAGACCTCTGCGTCTCCCTTTTCCCTGTTCTTCGTCTGCCGTTCCGGGTCACGTCCGGTCGATCCGGTACTGTACGCACTCGATGCCGACGCGGCGCAGCAGGTCCAGCCCCTCCTCCGAACGGTAGTCGTCCGCGTAAACCACCCGTTTGATGCCCGCCTGGATAATGAGTTTCGAGCATTCGATGCACGGGGCGGCCGTGATGTAGAGCGTCGAGCCGTCGCAGTTGTTGGCCGACTTGGCGACCTTCGTGATGGCGTTGGCCTCGGCGTGCAGGACGTAGGATTTGGTCAGTCCCTGTTCGTCCTCGCAGACGTTCTCGAATCCGGCCGGCGTGCCGTTGTACCCGTCCGAGATAATCATGCGGTCCTTGACGATCAGCGCTCCGACCTTGCGGCGCACGCAGTAGGAATTTTCGGCCCAGATCGCCGCCATTCGCAGGTAGCGCAGGTCCAGTTGGCGTTGTTTCTCCTCTTGATAACCCATACTCTTGTTTTCGATCGCGTTGCACTTCCGTACTCTCCGGCCGCTCTGCGGACGGGGCTACAACCCCTTTCCGTGGCAGTTCTTGTACTTCTTGCCCGATCCGCAGGGGCAGGGATCGTTGCGGCCCACCTTCTTTTCGACGTGCACCGGCATCGGTTTCGACCGATCCTGCTGTCCGGCCTGCGCGGCGGCCTGCATCCGCGACGCCTGCAACTTATTGACGTCCACCTTGGCGCGCCGCTCCCGCTCGATCTGCATCCGTTCGCGCTCCTGCTGCTGGCGCCGCACCTCCTCGGCGCTCTGCTCGCGCACGGGGATGTATGCCTTGTCGAGGATCGCCAGCACCTCGCGGTTCACCTTGACGAGCATCTTCGAGAACAGTCCGAACGACTCGAACTTGTAGATCAGCAGCGGGTCCTTCTGCTCGTAGGTGGCGTTCTGCACGCTCTGGCGCAGGTCGTCCATTTCGCGCAGATGCTCGCGCCAGGCGTCGTCGATCGTGGTGAACATGACCACCTTCGAGAAGACCTTGTAGATCTCCGCGCCGTCCGTATCCTTGCACTTCTGCAGGTTCACCGGGATATTGTAGCCGAGATGTCCGTCCGTCAGCGGGAAGTAGATGTTCGAATCCATCTGTTCCTTGCGGTCTTCGTAGATGCGCTGCATCACCGGACGCACCGTGTCGGCCACGGCCTTCGCCCGGCGGGCGTAGGTCTCCTTGAGCGCCCTGACGATGGCATCGACCAGCTCCTCGGGCTTGGCGTCGCCGTAGGCCGCCTCGTCCACCGGCAGCTCCACGGCCACCTGGCGGATGAGCTCCATGCGGAAATCCTCGTATTCGATGCCGCGGTTCTCCTCGACGAAGTTCTCGGCGAAGTCGTACATGATGTTGTTCAGGTCGATCTCGATCCGCTCGCCGTAGAGGGCGTGGCGGCGGCGCGTGTAGATCACCTCGCGCTGCGAGTTCATCACGTCGTCGTATTCGAGCAGCCGCTTGCGGATGCCGAAGTTGTTCTCCTCGACCTTCTTCTGGGCGCGTTCGATGGCCCGGGTCATCATTCCGGCCTGGATCACCTCGCCCTCCTTGAGGCCCATGCGGTCCATCATCGCGGCGATGCGGCCCGAGCCGAACAGACGCATCA from Alistipes dispar carries:
- a CDS encoding B12-binding domain-containing radical SAM protein, whose translation is MKESESLHFTGTIWRPPFEARSVLLQVTVGCTHHACKFCSLYGDLRFRISPAEEVEADLRIVARYQPRARRVFLVGANPFVLSAGRLIRLADRIRDFLPKVRTIGMFARVSDILQKSTAELRELRARGITGISIGTESGDDASLAFMNKGTTAAEALEACRRLDEAGIEYYLTYMTGLAGAGNGTRAAHATATLFNRLHPYIVGIVSLTLFPDTPLMREIEAGRFVPMSERERLEELRTFLKELTVPVTISANTVSNAVPLFGRLPEDRVRMIGRIDEALASLTEADLTGYRQGIGHL
- a CDS encoding winged helix-turn-helix transcriptional regulator; this translates as MKKNEKNPPRPTLSPACALIGRFGSRWALLVLLTLHEGGVLRFGELVRAVPGGISERMLSAALRDLERAGLVARRVYPEVPPRVEYATTPKTESLMPILRQLLDWARENA
- a CDS encoding glycoside hydrolase family 2 TIM barrel-domain containing protein, which codes for MKRFVWMLLLLPIGLQAQVRTERLLEKGWRFTRDDAPAFAEPSYDDSRWQEVTVPHDWAIYGPFSAGNDLQHTAIAQDGQTQAVEHAGRTGGLPFVGTGWYRLRFEVPERNEGRRCTLLFDGAMSHARVYVNGREAIRWPNGYNSFHTDITPLLNPGGENLLAVRLENLPESSRWYPGAGIYRNVHLIVTDEAHVPVWGTQIITRRADEASARVRQCTALAVPQGKSPADYAIETAVTDPAGRIVARHRQSAGADFGDHCFEQEFTIDRPALWSPDTPALYTSTSEIYEGGELKDRYVTVFGIRTVEAVQGEGFRLNGKPLKFRGVCLHHDLGPLGGIVNESAIRHRIRLLKEMGCNAIRTSHNMPAPELIEICDETGMMVMAESFDEWETKKVENGYHKEFGQWAERDLVNLVRRFRNNPSVVMWCIGNEVPDQWNGDRGPKLSLRLQNICHREDPTRPVTQGMDAPDAVTANNMAAVMDIPGFNYRPHLYARNYLRLPQEMILGSETASTISSRGIYKFPVVRRSMPRYDDHQASSYDVEHCGWSNLPEDDFIQHDDRPYCMGEFVWTGFDYLGEPTPYYSDWPSHSSLFGIIDLAGIPKDRYWLYRSKWNPEAETLHILPHWNWKGREGEVTPVFIYTNYPEAELFINGRSQGRRRKDTGVTIDNSADSVSAADLKRQRRYRLMWMDTRYEPGTVKAVAYDEEGNAVAEREIRTAGEPYRIVLEADRTVIAADGKDYAFVTVRVEDRQGTPCPLADNEIRFEVTGAGYYRAGANGNPASLEPFQRPRMKLFSGMMTAVIAPTERPGTITVKATSPGLKKATVEIRSEAATQR
- a CDS encoding PaaI family thioesterase — encoded protein: MKRITNPWRGMEGYRCYGCDPHSEQGLRMEFYEDGEEIVSVWHPRPEFQGWVDTLHGGVQATLADEISSWVVFRKFRTSGVTSRMEVRYHKPIRTSDERVVLRAAVRQQRRNLVEIGVRIFDGAGTLCTEATCLYFLFPKERARTEFHFCDCGVADEETDPLQ
- a CDS encoding 6-bladed beta-propeller produces the protein MSLCALAACVSGREERIVCDRVLTFGEEPSPSIPDRIRRVDFLPLEFSEAAAFRRADKLLFRNGLIYVGDFGSRKIVAYDMAGRVSFVIHRHGRGPGEYLEMKSFTADDRNVYVVDNASRRVLLYDCRTGVFRESKPLPVVAWDIEALHNGDFILAFSPLTGGTLSESQPNYRLFVTDSDFAVKRRLFAFDPGYSEPLGRPTYFSVSGDSLVFSSFWFDGFTVFDRRDAVGFRHVAIDFARGIPGKYRQDRDVVLDGPYRYPVAVPVLCGDYVAVDVRCGEYLDTYLFDPAADAFIGNSETGAYLFPPVAVFEGRFVALLPGSSYANLVEEGFPRAPDAVERNLNEDGNLLLFYGM
- a CDS encoding deoxycytidylate deaminase, whose protein sequence is MGYQEEKQRQLDLRYLRMAAIWAENSYCVRRKVGALIVKDRMIISDGYNGTPAGFENVCEDEQGLTKSYVLHAEANAITKVAKSANNCDGSTLYITAAPCIECSKLIIQAGIKRVVYADDYRSEEGLDLLRRVGIECVQYRIDRT